A window of the Paraburkholderia sp. ZP32-5 genome harbors these coding sequences:
- a CDS encoding type VI secretion system Vgr family protein: MSMVMPLQAYELKLAPHPAPFSILKFTGVDRVSELYRYEIEFTSAVAGIPMDQVLGRPARFTVEPGDPNIDYLRKMFGENAEKFSTKPPAHTIHGIVTKFDEFDTSEDETRYRVIVEPKLADLDRGVTSRLFQKQSVEEIITDTLRHFGYRSGVDFVFQLRGQYKRHEYVTQYHETTFAFIQRLCAREGIWFRWEQKKDRATIVFGDDLDAYARKQRTVPFRRDTGLESVGADAIKTLRRRTRRVPESVRLHDYNHRQAGVSLLVEQNTSRGDDTTNAVDYHWGEHYETPEEGQRIAQLRHEAHLAKQITFIGTGNPFWLEAGEVMAVDPNPADAKYGIFVTSVRSHGARNQAYRVTFEGIPSDRVWRTSMESIQRPAIDGILPARVTSPGSYKYAYLTEQGWYVIVLPFDLDTWSPGGTSRPVRFAKPYSGDDYGHHFPLIDGAEVAIVFTAGDPDRPVIIGAMHDSLHLDLVNNLNNTRNIVRTAAQNEMRMEDKEGVEHIHLTTPFQTSELNLGHMVDADRKERGRGAELRTDEHVAVRGAKGVLISAEQQAAAAGQQLAMQDADDTFRQSEDILRSLNESADAAKALLAEVTRQRALVEQNLSQLKKSVVVATAPDGMGLASGSDFQLAARKQLFLTAGDGLDIGVMKRIAIAAGEAISVFAARFGIRIFAAKGKVQMQAQGDAMELMALKSMTISSSTDEVKITASKGITLGDGAGAYVKIANGRIELASPSGQVDVKGNLEVDGPAGGNFAFPSWSGVPVKDVKGNMSFGFSE; the protein is encoded by the coding sequence ATGTCGATGGTTATGCCGTTGCAGGCTTATGAATTGAAACTGGCGCCGCATCCGGCGCCGTTCTCGATCCTGAAGTTCACTGGCGTCGATCGCGTCAGTGAGCTGTACAGGTACGAGATTGAATTCACAAGCGCGGTAGCGGGTATTCCGATGGATCAGGTTCTCGGGCGTCCGGCACGGTTCACTGTCGAGCCGGGCGATCCGAATATCGACTATCTGCGCAAGATGTTCGGCGAGAACGCCGAGAAGTTCAGCACGAAGCCGCCGGCGCATACGATCCACGGCATTGTGACGAAGTTCGACGAATTCGACACGTCGGAGGATGAAACGCGTTATCGGGTGATCGTCGAGCCGAAGCTCGCCGATCTCGATCGAGGTGTGACGAGTCGGCTGTTTCAGAAGCAATCGGTCGAGGAAATCATCACCGATACGTTGCGGCACTTCGGGTATCGAAGCGGAGTGGATTTTGTATTTCAGCTGCGTGGTCAGTACAAACGCCACGAGTACGTCACGCAGTATCACGAGACGACGTTCGCGTTTATTCAGCGCTTGTGCGCGCGCGAAGGGATCTGGTTCCGCTGGGAGCAGAAGAAGGATCGCGCGACGATTGTGTTTGGCGACGATCTCGACGCGTACGCGCGCAAGCAACGGACGGTGCCGTTTCGACGCGATACGGGGCTCGAGAGTGTGGGTGCCGATGCGATCAAGACGCTTCGGCGACGCACGCGACGGGTGCCCGAGTCGGTGCGGTTGCACGACTATAACCATCGGCAGGCTGGGGTTTCGCTGCTCGTCGAACAGAATACGTCGCGCGGTGACGACACGACGAATGCCGTCGATTATCACTGGGGCGAGCATTACGAAACGCCGGAAGAAGGTCAGCGCATTGCACAGTTGCGGCATGAAGCGCATCTGGCTAAACAGATTACTTTTATCGGGACTGGCAATCCGTTCTGGCTTGAGGCGGGCGAGGTCATGGCCGTCGATCCGAATCCGGCCGATGCTAAGTACGGGATCTTCGTTACGTCAGTGCGCTCGCATGGGGCGCGGAATCAGGCGTATCGGGTGACGTTCGAGGGGATTCCTTCGGATCGGGTGTGGCGCACTTCGATGGAGTCGATTCAGCGGCCTGCTATCGATGGCATTTTGCCGGCGCGGGTGACGTCGCCGGGTAGCTATAAGTATGCGTATCTGACCGAGCAGGGCTGGTATGTGATCGTGTTGCCGTTCGATCTGGACACGTGGAGTCCGGGTGGGACGAGTCGGCCAGTGCGGTTTGCCAAGCCCTATAGTGGGGATGACTATGGGCATCATTTTCCGCTGATTGACGGGGCGGAAGTGGCGATCGTGTTTACCGCCGGCGATCCGGATCGGCCTGTGATCATCGGCGCGATGCACGATAGTCTGCATCTGGATCTCGTCAATAACCTCAATAACACCCGGAATATCGTTCGTACCGCTGCTCAGAATGAGATGCGGATGGAAGATAAGGAAGGGGTTGAGCATATTCATCTCACTACGCCGTTTCAGACCAGTGAGCTCAATCTTGGGCATATGGTCGATGCCGATCGGAAGGAGCGGGGGCGGGGGGCGGAGCTGCGCACGGATGAGCACGTGGCGGTGCGTGGGGCGAAGGGGGTGTTGATTTCGGCCGAACAGCAAGCCGCCGCGGCTGGTCAGCAGCTCGCGATGCAGGATGCCGACGACACGTTCCGGCAATCCGAAGACATTCTGAGGTCGCTCAATGAAAGTGCTGATGCGGCAAAGGCATTGTTGGCGGAAGTCACAAGACAACGTGCTCTTGTCGAACAGAATCTGTCTCAACTGAAGAAGTCTGTGGTAGTCGCGACTGCGCCAGACGGGATGGGCCTTGCGAGCGGCAGCGACTTTCAACTCGCGGCGCGTAAGCAACTGTTTCTTACCGCTGGCGACGGGCTCGATATCGGCGTGATGAAGCGCATTGCGATCGCCGCGGGCGAAGCGATTTCCGTTTTTGCAGCCAGATTCGGCATCCGCATTTTCGCCGCGAAAGGCAAGGTTCAAATGCAGGCGCAAGGCGACGCAATGGAGCTGATGGCACTCAAAAGCATGACGATCAGTTCATCGACCGATGAGGTGAAGATCACGGCATCGAAGGGCATCACGTTGGGTGACGGCGCGGGAGCCTACGT